One Telopea speciosissima isolate NSW1024214 ecotype Mountain lineage unplaced genomic scaffold, Tspe_v1 Tspe_v1.0284, whole genome shotgun sequence genomic region harbors:
- the LOC122647930 gene encoding alpha-1,4 glucan phosphorylase L isozyme, chloroplastic/amyloplastic-like produces IEYCILNQICYILYPGDESVEGKILRLKQQYTLCSASLQDIIARFERRSGKSVNWDEFPEKVAVQMNDTHPTLCIPELMRILIDIKGMGWKEAWNITRRTVAYTNHTVLPEALEKWSLELMQKLLPRHVEIIEMIDEELIHTIIAEYGIKDTDLLQKKLKEMRILDNFDFPASVLDLFASEESSATDFSEDVEVSVEEVEVSVEEVEGSVEEVEVSVEEVEGSIEEVESSDAEIKATDEEDESEGKDTKKKQPVFLKPDPKLPKVVRMANLCVVGGHAVNGVAEIHSEIVKTEVFNDFYKLWPEKFQNKTNGVTPRRWIRFCNPDLSKIITKWVGTKDWVLDTEKLAELRKFADNEDLQTEWRAAKWSNKAKVVSLIKEKTGYVVSPDAMFDIQVKRIHEYKRQLLNIMGIVYRYKKMKEMSAEERKEKFVPRVCIFGGKAFSTYVQAKRIVKFIIDVGATVNRDSEIGDLLKVVFIPDYNVSVAELLIPASELSQHISTAGMEASGTSNMKFAMNGCILIGTLDGANVEIREEVGEDNFFLFGAQANEIAGLRKERAEGKFVPDPRFEEVKAFVRSGVFGPSNYNELIGSLEGNEGYGRADYFLVGKDFPSYLECQEKVDEAYRDQKRWSKMSILNTAGSYKFSSDRTIHEYAKDIWNIKPVELP; encoded by the exons ATTGAATACTGTATTCTGAATCAGATTTGCTACATATTGTACCCTGGGGATGAGTCAGTGGAAGGAAAAATTCTGCGTCTGAAACAACAATACACACTGTGCTCTGCTTCTCTTCAAGATATTATTGCTCGTTTTGAGAGGAGATCTGGAAAGTCTGTGAACTGGGATGAATTTCCTGAAAAGGTTGCAGTACAGATGAATGACACTCACCCAACTCTCTGCATTCCAGAGCTGATGAGAATATTGATAGATATAAAAGGCATGGGGTGGAAGGAAGCTTGGAATATTACTCGAAG GACTGTTGCTTACACGAACCACACTGTTCTACCTGAGGCTCTGGAGAAATGGAGTTTGGAGCTTATGCAGAAATTACTTCCTCGACATGTTGAGATCATAGAAATGATTGACGAGGAG CTAATTCATACCATAATTGCTGAGTATGGTATAAAGGATACTGACTTACTGCAGAAGAAACTGAAAGAGATGAGGATTTTAGACAATTTTGATTTTCCAGCCTCTGTCCTAGATCTATTTGCATCAGAGGAAAGCTCTGCTACTGATTTCAGTGAAGATGTTGAAGTCTCCGTTGAAGAAGTTGAAGTCTCCGTTGAAGAAGTTGAAGGGTCCGTTGAAGAAGTTGAAGTCTCCGTTGAAGAAGTTGAAGGGTCCATTGAAGAAGTTGAAAGTTCTGATGCAGAGATTAAAGCCACtgatgaagaggatgagtcTGAAGGAAAGGATACAAAGAAGAAGCAACCAGTGTTTTTAAAACCGGATCCAAAACTGCCAAAGGTGGTCCGAATGGCTAATCTTTGCGTTGTTGGTGGCCATGCCgtaaatggggttgctgagattCATAGTGAAATTGTTAAAACAGAGGTCTTTAATGACTTCTATAAG TTGTGGCCTgagaaatttcaaaataaaacaaatggtGTGACACCAAGAAGATGGATCCGTTTTTGCAATCCAGATCTGAGTAAAATCATAACCAAATGGGTTGGTACAAAAGACTGGGTCCTTGACACAGAGAAGCTAGCAGAACTTCGAAAG TTTGCGGATAATGAAGACCTACAAACTGAGTGGAGGGCAGCAAAATGGAGCAATAAGGCGAAAGTTGTGtcattaataaaagaaaaaacagggtATGTTGTCAGCCCTGATGCAATGTTTGACATACAG GTGAAACGCATTCATGAATACAAGCGCCAATTATTGAATATCATGGGAATTGTTTACCGCTATAAGAAGATGAAAGAAATGAGTGctgaagaaaggaaagagaagttcGTTCCTCGAGTATGTATATTTGGAGGAAAAGCATTTTCCACATACGTGCAAGCTAAGAGGATAGTGAAATTCATCATAGATGTTGGGGCTACTGTAAATCGTGATTCAGAAATAGGAGATTTATTGAAG gtcGTTTTCATCCCTGATTACAATGTTAGCGTTGCAGAATTGCTTATTCCTGCCAGTGAGCTTTCTCAGCACATCAG TACTGCTGGGATGGAGGCCAGTGGAACAAGCAACATGAAATTTGCAATGAATGGCTGTATCCTGATTGGGACCTTGGATGGGGCCAATGTTGAAATAAGGGAAGAGGTTGGAGAAGACAACTTTTTCCTCTTTGGTGCACAAGCTAATGAGATTGCAGGCCTGAGGAAAGAAAGAGCTGAGGGCAAG TTTGTGCCAGACCCTCGGTTTGAAGAAGTAAAGGCATTTGTCAGAAGTGGTGTTTTTGGACCCTCCAACTATAATGAACTCATTGGATCTTTGGAAGGGAATGAGGGTTATGGGCGTGCAGATTATTTCCTTGTTGGCAAGGACTTCCCCAGTTACCTGGAATGCCAAGAGAAAGTAGATGAGGCTTACCGAGACCAAAAG AGATGGTCGAAAATGTCAATTTTGAATACAGCTGGTTCATACAAATTCAGCAGTGATCGGACAATCCACGAATATGCGAAAGATATATGGAACATCAAACCTGTTGAGTTACCATAG
- the LOC122647929 gene encoding myosin-16-like isoform X2 has protein sequence MASSFRSDNDSSFNIDEFLHLGMMCTELKREKDMLRESQSQSTELIKRLEFDIKSLLEARLEDRKYIQELETEVRHYSVNMGHLHDQLNLRSVEANCLGEHVHSLEMKLAEFGNLNDKVKKLREELEKSESERMFLMQELENREGELHDSRLYIEKLDESISSMALEYQCEIESTKLDLITLEQRSFEAKKFHEATDQEKSQVDELMEEFEVQFQNAQKMIECLEKENKDLKEKLGVTERNAQIFCQKVGERLGKWLENKKRFRHGIQSSGSKLENLFSASEDMSTCEEVLGPLLSKMAVVAALDEDLKEEMEKMSHQIHEYELIVEQLKEELKEEKFKAKEEAEDLTQEMAELRYQIMDMLEQECKRRAFIEQVSLRRIAELEEQVRKEQRKSSIATSQLREMQKLAESRSMEVYGVENVWEGLSIYPQRDEVCSCGNCPISRNISVSCQTEEPVKAEPSELDSTDDYTISRAAITWHSNDNELLQREREICNMNEILKKASVML, from the exons ATGGCTAGTAGCTTCAGGAGTGACAATGACTCTTCATTCAATATTGATGAATTCTTGCACTTAGGAATGATGTGTACTGAG ctgaagagagagaaggacatgctaagagaatcccaatcccaaaGCACTGAACTGATCAAA AGGCTAGAATTTGATATAAAGTCACTATTGGAAGCTCGCTTAGAAGACAGAAAATACATTCAGGAGTTGGAAACCGAAGTTAGGCACTATTCTGTGAACATGG GACACTTGCATGATCAACTGAACCTGAGGAGTGTAGAAGCAAATTGTTTGGGTGAGCATGTGCACAGCCTTGAGATGAAGCTAGCAGAGTTTGGAAACTTAAATGACAAAGTGAAAAAGCTGAGGGAGGAGCTGGAGAAATCTGAATCTGAGCGCATGTTCTTGATGCAAGAATTGGAGAACAGAGAAGGGGAGTTGCATGATTCAAGATTGTATATTGAGAAACTGGATGAGTCAATTTCATCTATGGCATTGGAATACCAGTGTGAAATAGAGAGCACGAAGCTTGATCTGATCACCTTGGAGCAGAGGTCCTTTGAGGCAAAGAAATTTCATGAAGCAACTGACCAAGAAAAATCTCAGGTGGATGAGTTAATGGAAGAGTTTGAAGTCCAGTTTCAGAATGCCCAGAAAATGATTGAATGTTTGGAGAAGGAGAACAAAGATTTGAAAGAGAAGCTAGGAGTAACAGAGAGGAATGCTCAAATATTTTGTCAAAAGGTTGGAGAACGCCTTGGAAAATGGCTGGAAAACAAGAAGAGATTTAGACACGGTATTCAATCTTCTGGGAGTAAGCTGGAGAATCTGTTTTCTGCATCAGAAGATATGAG CACTTGTGAGGAAGTTTTGGGCCCACTCCTCTCAAAAATGGCTGTTGTAGCTGCTTTAGATGAAGATTTaaaggaggagatggagaagatgtcACATCAGATCCATGAATATGAGCTTATTGTGGAGCAGCTCAAG GAAGAACTGAAGGAAGAGAAATTCAAGGCAAAGGAAGAGGCAGAAGACCTAACTCAGGAAATGGCCGAGTTGAGGTACCAAATTATGGACATGCTTGAACAAGAGTGCAAACGCCGTGCTTTCATTGAACAAGTATCCCTACGAAGAATAGCTGAGTTAgaggaacag GTTCGCAAAGAACAGAGAAAGTCTTCTATTGCCACCAGTCAACTTCGTGAAATGCAGAAATTAGCTGAATCAAGATCCATGGAGGTTTATGGTGTAGAAAATGTTTGGGAG GGACTAAGCATATATCCACAGAGAGACGAAGTGTGCAGCTGCGGGAACTGcccaatctcaagaaatatttcTGTTTCTTGTCAAACAGAAGAGCCTGTTAAAGCCGAGCCTTCTGAATTGGATTCAACTGATGATTACACTATCTCTAGAGCAGCCATAACATGGCATTCAAATGACAATGAACtattacagagagagagagaaat ATGCAATATGAATGAAATTCTGAAAAAAGCATCTGTCATGTTGTAG
- the LOC122647929 gene encoding myosin-16-like isoform X3, with amino-acid sequence MLRESQSQSTELIKRLEFDIKSLLEARLEDRKYIQELETEVRHYSVNMGHLHDQLNLRSVEANCLGEHVHSLEMKLAEFGNLNDKVKKLREELEKSESERMFLMQELENREGELHDSRLYIEKLDESISSMALEYQCEIESTKLDLITLEQRSFEAKKFHEATDQEKSQVDELMEEFEVQFQNAQKMIECLEKENKDLKEKLGVTERNAQIFCQKVGERLGKWLENKKRFRHGIQSSGSKLENLFSASEDMSTCEEVLGPLLSKMAVVAALDEDLKEEMEKMSHQIHEYELIVEQLKEELKEEKFKAKEEAEDLTQEMAELRYQIMDMLEQECKRRAFIEQVSLRRIAELEEQVRKEQRKSSIATSQLREMQKLAESRSMEVYGVENVWEGLSIYPQRDEVCSCGNCPISRNISVSCQTEEPVKAEPSELDSTDDYTISRAAITWHSNDNELLQREREIPKTQTLKQKFGLMQYE; translated from the exons atgctaagagaatcccaatcccaaaGCACTGAACTGATCAAA AGGCTAGAATTTGATATAAAGTCACTATTGGAAGCTCGCTTAGAAGACAGAAAATACATTCAGGAGTTGGAAACCGAAGTTAGGCACTATTCTGTGAACATGG GACACTTGCATGATCAACTGAACCTGAGGAGTGTAGAAGCAAATTGTTTGGGTGAGCATGTGCACAGCCTTGAGATGAAGCTAGCAGAGTTTGGAAACTTAAATGACAAAGTGAAAAAGCTGAGGGAGGAGCTGGAGAAATCTGAATCTGAGCGCATGTTCTTGATGCAAGAATTGGAGAACAGAGAAGGGGAGTTGCATGATTCAAGATTGTATATTGAGAAACTGGATGAGTCAATTTCATCTATGGCATTGGAATACCAGTGTGAAATAGAGAGCACGAAGCTTGATCTGATCACCTTGGAGCAGAGGTCCTTTGAGGCAAAGAAATTTCATGAAGCAACTGACCAAGAAAAATCTCAGGTGGATGAGTTAATGGAAGAGTTTGAAGTCCAGTTTCAGAATGCCCAGAAAATGATTGAATGTTTGGAGAAGGAGAACAAAGATTTGAAAGAGAAGCTAGGAGTAACAGAGAGGAATGCTCAAATATTTTGTCAAAAGGTTGGAGAACGCCTTGGAAAATGGCTGGAAAACAAGAAGAGATTTAGACACGGTATTCAATCTTCTGGGAGTAAGCTGGAGAATCTGTTTTCTGCATCAGAAGATATGAG CACTTGTGAGGAAGTTTTGGGCCCACTCCTCTCAAAAATGGCTGTTGTAGCTGCTTTAGATGAAGATTTaaaggaggagatggagaagatgtcACATCAGATCCATGAATATGAGCTTATTGTGGAGCAGCTCAAG GAAGAACTGAAGGAAGAGAAATTCAAGGCAAAGGAAGAGGCAGAAGACCTAACTCAGGAAATGGCCGAGTTGAGGTACCAAATTATGGACATGCTTGAACAAGAGTGCAAACGCCGTGCTTTCATTGAACAAGTATCCCTACGAAGAATAGCTGAGTTAgaggaacag GTTCGCAAAGAACAGAGAAAGTCTTCTATTGCCACCAGTCAACTTCGTGAAATGCAGAAATTAGCTGAATCAAGATCCATGGAGGTTTATGGTGTAGAAAATGTTTGGGAG GGACTAAGCATATATCCACAGAGAGACGAAGTGTGCAGCTGCGGGAACTGcccaatctcaagaaatatttcTGTTTCTTGTCAAACAGAAGAGCCTGTTAAAGCCGAGCCTTCTGAATTGGATTCAACTGATGATTACACTATCTCTAGAGCAGCCATAACATGGCATTCAAATGACAATGAACtattacagagagagagagaaattccaAAAACCCAGACATTGAAACAGAAATTTGGATTGATGCAATATGAATGA
- the LOC122647929 gene encoding myosin-16-like isoform X1, which yields MASSFRSDNDSSFNIDEFLHLGMMCTELKREKDMLRESQSQSTELIKRLEFDIKSLLEARLEDRKYIQELETEVRHYSVNMGHLHDQLNLRSVEANCLGEHVHSLEMKLAEFGNLNDKVKKLREELEKSESERMFLMQELENREGELHDSRLYIEKLDESISSMALEYQCEIESTKLDLITLEQRSFEAKKFHEATDQEKSQVDELMEEFEVQFQNAQKMIECLEKENKDLKEKLGVTERNAQIFCQKVGERLGKWLENKKRFRHGIQSSGSKLENLFSASEDMSTCEEVLGPLLSKMAVVAALDEDLKEEMEKMSHQIHEYELIVEQLKEELKEEKFKAKEEAEDLTQEMAELRYQIMDMLEQECKRRAFIEQVSLRRIAELEEQVRKEQRKSSIATSQLREMQKLAESRSMEVYGVENVWEGLSIYPQRDEVCSCGNCPISRNISVSCQTEEPVKAEPSELDSTDDYTISRAAITWHSNDNELLQREREIPKTQTLKQKFGLMQYE from the exons ATGGCTAGTAGCTTCAGGAGTGACAATGACTCTTCATTCAATATTGATGAATTCTTGCACTTAGGAATGATGTGTACTGAG ctgaagagagagaaggacatgctaagagaatcccaatcccaaaGCACTGAACTGATCAAA AGGCTAGAATTTGATATAAAGTCACTATTGGAAGCTCGCTTAGAAGACAGAAAATACATTCAGGAGTTGGAAACCGAAGTTAGGCACTATTCTGTGAACATGG GACACTTGCATGATCAACTGAACCTGAGGAGTGTAGAAGCAAATTGTTTGGGTGAGCATGTGCACAGCCTTGAGATGAAGCTAGCAGAGTTTGGAAACTTAAATGACAAAGTGAAAAAGCTGAGGGAGGAGCTGGAGAAATCTGAATCTGAGCGCATGTTCTTGATGCAAGAATTGGAGAACAGAGAAGGGGAGTTGCATGATTCAAGATTGTATATTGAGAAACTGGATGAGTCAATTTCATCTATGGCATTGGAATACCAGTGTGAAATAGAGAGCACGAAGCTTGATCTGATCACCTTGGAGCAGAGGTCCTTTGAGGCAAAGAAATTTCATGAAGCAACTGACCAAGAAAAATCTCAGGTGGATGAGTTAATGGAAGAGTTTGAAGTCCAGTTTCAGAATGCCCAGAAAATGATTGAATGTTTGGAGAAGGAGAACAAAGATTTGAAAGAGAAGCTAGGAGTAACAGAGAGGAATGCTCAAATATTTTGTCAAAAGGTTGGAGAACGCCTTGGAAAATGGCTGGAAAACAAGAAGAGATTTAGACACGGTATTCAATCTTCTGGGAGTAAGCTGGAGAATCTGTTTTCTGCATCAGAAGATATGAG CACTTGTGAGGAAGTTTTGGGCCCACTCCTCTCAAAAATGGCTGTTGTAGCTGCTTTAGATGAAGATTTaaaggaggagatggagaagatgtcACATCAGATCCATGAATATGAGCTTATTGTGGAGCAGCTCAAG GAAGAACTGAAGGAAGAGAAATTCAAGGCAAAGGAAGAGGCAGAAGACCTAACTCAGGAAATGGCCGAGTTGAGGTACCAAATTATGGACATGCTTGAACAAGAGTGCAAACGCCGTGCTTTCATTGAACAAGTATCCCTACGAAGAATAGCTGAGTTAgaggaacag GTTCGCAAAGAACAGAGAAAGTCTTCTATTGCCACCAGTCAACTTCGTGAAATGCAGAAATTAGCTGAATCAAGATCCATGGAGGTTTATGGTGTAGAAAATGTTTGGGAG GGACTAAGCATATATCCACAGAGAGACGAAGTGTGCAGCTGCGGGAACTGcccaatctcaagaaatatttcTGTTTCTTGTCAAACAGAAGAGCCTGTTAAAGCCGAGCCTTCTGAATTGGATTCAACTGATGATTACACTATCTCTAGAGCAGCCATAACATGGCATTCAAATGACAATGAACtattacagagagagagagaaattccaAAAACCCAGACATTGAAACAGAAATTTGGATTGATGCAATATGAATGA